In Mus musculus strain C57BL/6J chromosome 1, GRCm38.p6 C57BL/6J, a single genomic region encodes these proteins:
- the Septin2 gene encoding septin-2 isoform b (isoform b is encoded by transcript variant 4), whose protein sequence is MVVGESGLGKSTLINSLFLTDLYPERIIPGAAEKIERTVQIEASTVEIEERGVKLRLTVVDTPGYGDAINCRDCFKTIISYIDEQFERYLHDESGLNRRHIIDNRVHCCFYFISPFGHGLKPLDVAFMKAIHNKVNIVPVIAKADTLTLKERERLKKRILDEIEEHSIKIYHLPDAESDEDEDFKEQTRLLKASIPFSVVGSNQLIEAKGKKVRGRLYPWGVVEVENPEHNDFLKLRTMLITHMQDLQEVTQDLHYENFRSERLKRGGRKVENEDMNKDQILLEKEAELRRMQEMIARMQAQMQMQMQGGDSDSGALGQHV, encoded by the exons GTGAATCTGGTCTAGGAAAATCAACTCTCATAAACAGCTTATTCCTGACTGATCTCTACCCAGAAAGAATTATTCCTGGAGCTGCAG agAAAATTGAAAGAACTGTCCAGATAGAGGCTTCGACTGTTGAGATTGAAGAGCGGGGTGTGAAGCTGCGGCTTACAGTAGTGGACACTCCCGGCTACGGGGATGCCATCAACTGCAGGGATTG TTTCAAGACAATTATCTCCTACATTGATGAGCAGTTTGAACGCTACCTACATGATGAGAGTGGACTGAACAGGCGTCACATCATTGATAACAGGGTACATTGTTGCTTCTACTTCATTTCACCTTTTGGACATGG ACTGAAGCCCTTAGATGTTGCATTTATGAAAGCGATACACAATAAGGTGAATATTGTGCCTGTCATTGCGAAAGCTGACACTCTCACTCTGAAGGAGCGTGAGCGGCTTAAGAAAAGG ATTTTGGATGAAATTGAAGAGCATAGCATTAAAATCTATCACTTACCTGATGCAGagtcagatgaagatgaagacttTAAGGAGCAGACTAGACTCCTCAAG GCCAGTATCCCATTCTCTGTGGTTGGCTCCAACCAGTTGATTGAAGCCAAAGGCAAGAAGGTTAGAGGCCGTCTCTACCCATGGGGTGTTGTAGAGGTGGAGAACCCAGAACACAATGACTTTCTGAAGCTGAGAACGATGCTCAT CACCCACATGCAGGACCTACAGGAAGTGACCCAAGACCTTCACTATGAAAACTTCCGTTCTGAGAGGCTGAAGAGAGGCGGCAG GAAAGTAGAGAATGAGGACATGAATAAAGACCAGATCTTGCTTGAAAAGGAGGCTGAG CTCCGCCGCATGCAAGAGATGATTGCAAGAATGCAAgcgcagatgcagatgcagatgcagggTGGTGACAGTGACAGCGGGGCTCTCGGGCAGCATGTGTGA